The following are encoded together in the Zingiber officinale cultivar Zhangliang chromosome 8A, Zo_v1.1, whole genome shotgun sequence genome:
- the LOC122011682 gene encoding transcription factor IBH1-like 1, with product MQLAAADTAAKAFKQVFLKKMLLGLRHASPIASLQGRKAAIHLSSNAALAVARGDRRRWTRGLLSRLARQEERGAGPFLKLLLGDDRYRKLVPQNRKIITKRSLKLIRSRKTTAKKKTSSAENGSRGLARCFLAKRMRLLKSLVPGGNSLGGSTLMEETLDYVVFLQCQVDLMRGLVETFQFSNPRAQNKCTLEERKEAGGEQIEH from the exons ATGCAACTCGCCGCCGCCGACACCGCCGCCAAAGCGTTCAAGCAAGTCTTCCTCAAGAAAATGTTGCTCGGCCTACGCCACGCGTCCCCCATCGCGAGCCTGCAAGGCCGGAAGGCCGCCATCCATCTCTCCTCTAACGCGGCCTTAGCGGTCGCTCGAGGCGACCGCCGAAGGTGGACTCGCGGCCTCCTCTCGCGTCTCGCCCGGCAGGAAGAGCGAGGCGCGGGGCCCTTCCTCAAGCTCCTACTCGGAGACGACCGGTACCGGAAGCTCGTCCCTCAAAACAGAAAGATCATCACGAAGCGGAGCCTCAAGCTGATCCGTTCGAGAAAGACGACGGCGAAGAAGAAAACGAGTAGTGCTGAAAATGGCAGCCGGGGTCTGGCGAGGTGCTTTTTGGCCAAGAGAATGCGGTTGCTCAAGAGCCTCGTGCCCGGAGGCAACTCTTTGGGTGGCTCCACCTTGATGGAGGAAACCTTGGACTATGTCGTTTTTCTCCAATGTCAAGTTGATCTCATGCGAGGCCTTGTAGAAACCTTCCAATTCTCCAACCCAAG AGCTCAGAATAAATGCACattggaagagagaaaagaagcaGGAGGAGAGCAAATTGAGCACTAA